Below is a genomic region from Isosphaeraceae bacterium EP7.
TGCTTCCCGATGGCAGTCCTAACGCGTGGATCCGCCGCCAGTCGTCGGCGGATCGGTTTCCCTGACTTCCGTCGCCCATAGATTCGCCCCTCGTTCCCATCTCATCAAGGTGAGCGACCCCGCCCCTTGCGCATTGCGATTCGCTCGCACCCCGGTTTTATTGAACGATGTCACATCATGGGTCGCTTGTCGCGGGCCGGGGTAATGTTCCGAACCGACGCCCCAATATTTGCGACCTCTTTCCATCTTATGGATGGAGAGGTGTCTGCTAAGCTTGATCGTGACCACTGGGGACTATCTCCGATCCCCGATGGTCGCGGTCACCTCACATTAACGCCCGAGTCCGTGTCGCATTCGCTTCGAAAGTCGATCACTTGAGTCGAGCATAGGCCTCCGCTACTCTTGCCTCTGCCTGAATTGAGAGGAAGGGGTGGTGAAATGACGGCGACGATCCTGATTCTGGTTACCTGCGTGTCGGCCTACCCGGCGGAGGACCGAGACTTACCGAAGCCGGAAGCCAGCCGCGCCGCCGTCGCGAAGGCTTTGCCCCTGCTCCTGAGGAGCACGGGGCAGTACCCGGAGAGCCGCGACTGCTTCTCGTGTCACCATCAGGCAGTCCCGGTCCTCGCCCTCGTGACGGCGAAGGGGCATGGCTTCGTCGTTCCGGATGGGGCAATCGAGGATCCGGTGGAGCTTACCGAGACTGACCTTCGCGGCGCAATGGACAGCTACCGCAAGGGAAACGGTCAGGGAGGCGGCGTCACCAGGGCGGGATATGCCCTGCTCACCATGGAGGTCGGCGGCAAGGCGGCCGGCGAGTTAACCGACACCGTGGCCGGATACTTGCTGCAGAAGGACGAATCCCGCGATCACTGGCGGGGCTCGTCGGACCGCCCGCCGTCGGAGGCGAGCGATTTCACCGCGACCTACCTCGCCCTCCGCGCCCTGGCGGCTTACGGCAAGGAGAGCCAGAAAGATCGGATTGAAGCCCGCGTGAGCAAGGCGAGGCGATGGTTGGAAGCGACCGCTCCGAAGGACACGGAGGACCGGGTGTTCCGCCTGATGGCGATGAAAGCGGCCTCCTCTCCGGAAGAACTCATCCGGAAGGCGGCCGACGATCTGCTCGCGACCCGGCGCGACGACGGGGGTTGGTCGCAACTCGACGGCGGCTCCTCGGACGCCTACGCGACGGGCTCGGCCCTCGTCGCACTCCAGTGGTCGGGGCGGCTGGCGACGGATAGTCCAGAATATCGGGGCGGGTTGGCATTCCTTATTGCCGACCAACGCGCGGACGGGTCGTGGTTCGTCGTCTCGCGAAGCAAGCCATTCCAACCCTACTTTGAAAGCGGGTTCCCCTATGGAAAGGATCAATTTATCTCGATGGCGGCGACCTCATGGGCGGTCACGGCGTTATCGCTTGCATGCTCGACGAATTAATCAGGCCGTAACGTCCTTGACCGACCGATGTGGCTTGGGTGACGTAGTCTCCCTCTTCCGATGAGATTCATAAACATCGGAAATTCCTGGCAATTCGACTCTCCGTCACTGTGTCGAATGGCGCTCCGCTCAAGGCAACAAGGAGTTCGGAGAAATCACCGAGTAAGATGTAGCACGCTGGTACCGAACTCCTTGGAACCAATCGCCGCGGTCATCGATCAGCTTGCGATGGAGATTTGAAATGCGGTCTGGAGATATACACTGGATCCGAATCCGTTGAGACGCGAGGGGTCGGTGCGTTCTCCTCAAATCAACTCCCTGGTAGGCTGAGATGCCATAGTCCTGGGGGAATACAACGCCGCTCATCGGCCTTCCGCCCTCTTCTATGCGAGCGCAACGCCGGTTAACCTCGCCTCCTCTCCCGCCTTCCGGCGGACACTCGGTTTGGCGTCGATGCGAGGTAGGTCATGCGCCGCACTTTCATGTCCGTTCTGAGCATTGCCGCCCTCGGGGCCTTGGCGGGCCTAGATTCTCGGGCGCACTCGGCTGATGCTCGCGTCCTCCTCCGCCCCGATCGGGTCTACGACGGGAAGAACGAGATGCCGCACGATGGCTGGGTCGTCCTCGTACGAGGCGAACTCATCGAGGGCGTTGGAACGCCCGCCGAGGTGAGAGCGCCGGCCGACACACGAGTCATCGAACTGGCCGGAACGACCTTGATGCCGGGTCTCATCGATGCCCACACCCACGTCCTGCTCCACCCCTACGACGAGGCACCGTGGGACGACCAGGTCCTGAAGGAGCCATTGGCCCTGCGTGTCTGCCGCGCGACCAACCACCTCCGCTTGGTGCTCGACTCCGGGTTCACCACAATCCGCGACCTGGGAACCGAGGGGGCCGGCTACGCGGATGTCGGGCTAAGGAAGGCCGTCGCCGAAGGCATCGTGCCGGGGCCGAGGATGCTGGTCGCGACCCGATCGATCGTCGCCACCGGCTGCTACGCGCCGAAGGGATTCGCCCCCGAACTGACTATCCCGCAGGGAGCCGAGGAAGCAGACGGGGGAGATTCGCTGGTACATGCCGTCCGCGACCAGATCGGCCGAGGCGCCGACTGGGTCAAGGTCTATGCTGATTCCGCGATGGGAGGCCGGGAGGTGCGGCCGTCGTTCACCATCGAGGAGTTGAAGCGGCTCGTCGAGACGGCCTCCTCGGCCGGTGTCCCGGTGGCCGCTCACGCGATGTCTAAGGAGGGGATGCGGCGGGCGACTCTGGCGGGTGTGGAGACGATCGAGCACGGCAACGGCGGCGACGCCGAAGTGTTTGCGTTGATGGCCGAGCGAAAGGTCGCGCTCTGCCCAACTCTAGCCGCGGCTGAGGCGTTGGGCCGGTACAACGGCTGGCGGCCGGGGACCACCCCCGAGCCGGACGACTTACGCTCGGCAAAGGCGGCGGTCCGCTCCGCGATCAAGGCTGGCGTCACCATCATTAATGGCAGCGACATGGGGGTATTCGCCCACGGCGGGGGTGTCCGCGAACTCGAACTACTCGTCAAGTGCGGGCTGACACCGTCCATGGCTCTCCGTGCGGCCACCTCCGACGCGTCGCGGGCGCTGCACCTGGGCAACCGACTGGGGGCGGTCTCACCCGGCCTGAAGGCCGATCTGATCTCCGTCGAAGGTGACCCGACCAAGGAGATCGGGGCCCTCCGACGAGTCCGCCTGGTGATGAAGGATGGCAGGATTGTGATGGAGAAGAGGGATTGATGACGCCAAGGCCCTCATGATTCGAGTGGCGTCAGGGGTACACCTGCTGGGGGCCGGAGCGAATCCGTGGAAGATGGCAGCGCGGTCCGGGCATGATCTCCATGCACGGGGCAACCTGAGCCGGTATTGTCTTATCCTTACGGATCGAGCTAGCCCTGTGCGAGCCAAGTTGAGAACGATCCGAACTGAGCCGAGGGAGTACCTGCGGAGGTCGTCATGGGAACTTTCACCGCCTTCAGATGAGGTTCTAGGTCGGGCAACCAGGACGTCCGCACGGTTTCGGGGATACAGTGAGTGGGGCGACAGATCAATCAGGTGATGAGTCGGTACGAGACTCTGACGACCTGGCCGCCGGTACGACCCACTCAGGAGGGGCGTCGAGGAAAGAGACGACGCCCGGGCCCATGATCGTTGTACTCGCCGAGAAGCCGTCGGTCGCCCGCGAGTTGGCCTCGTTTCTCGGTGCCAGCTCTCGCCACGAAGGATACTTCGAAGGGCGGGGCTATCAGGTGACCTGGGCCTTGGGTCACCTCGTCACCCTCAAGGAACCGCAGGACTACGACCCGGCGTTGAAACGCTGGTCTCTCGAGACCCTGCCGATCGTCCCCGAGAGGTTCGGTCTCAAGCCTCTAGATGAGAAGGGGTCTGGAAAGCAACTGGCGGTGGTTCGACGCCTCTTCCGCTCCTCCGACGAGCTGATTTGCGCCACCGACGCCGGCCGCGAGGGCGAGCTGATCTTCCGCTACATCCTGGAACTGACCGGCTGCGAGGCCAAGCCGGCCCGAAGGCTCTGGCTCAGCTCACTGACCACCGAGGCGATCCGAGACGCCTTCGCCCGACTGCGACCCCTGTCCGACTACAACGCGCTGTTCGCGGCGGCCCGTTGCCGGAGCGAGGCGGACTGGGTCGTCGGCCTGAATGCGACCCGATACTACACGGTGCGCCATCGGGTTGGGGGGCTACTCTGGAGCGTGGGACGGGTTCAGACGCCGGTCCTCGCTCTGATCGTCCGACGCGACGACGAGATCCGCGCGTTCAAGCCCGAGCCATTTTGGGAGCTGCAAACTCGCCACAGATCCGTCGTCTTCAAATTCACCGGCGACCGCTTCACCAAGGAAGATCCCGCGCGTGAGCTGCTACTCCGCGTGGAGGGCCAACCACTCACAATCCTGGGCATCGATCGCAAGCCGGAGCGGGTCCCGCCGCCGCAGCTTTACGACCTGACCGACTTGCAGCGTGACATGAACCGCCGCTTCGGCCTGTCGGCGGACGCCACACTCAAAGCGGCGCAGTCGCTTTACGAGGCCAAGCTGATCAGCTATCCGAGGACAGACTCGCGGCACGTGGGCGCCGACATGAGGCGGAAAATCCCTGGAATTCTCGCCGACCTGCAAGCCCTGAAACCGGCCGAGATCGGCAAGCTTAACCTGGACGCCCTGCCCTTCACTGGGAGGATTGTCGACGGCTCGAAGGTGAGCGACCATCACGCGATCCTCCCTACGGGCAAACGGCCGGGCGACCTGCCGCCCGGGACGAAGAAAGTCTTCGATGCCGTCGTCAACAGGCTCATCGCCGCCTTCTATCCCGCGTGCGTGAAGGAGGTGACGACTGTCTCCGGCACGTCGGCTGAAGTCCCGTTCCGGGCGCGGGGAGTTCGGATCGTCGAGCCCGGCTGGACGGTGCTCGATCCTCGAAAAGAGGATGCCAGAAAGGCCGACGAGCCCCAGGATATGCCCGCATTTCAGCCCGGCGAGAGCGGACCTCACGAGCCGTTCGTCAGCAGGGGCGAGACAGCTGCGCCGAAGCCCTTCACCGAGGACAGCCTGCTGGGGGCGATGGAGACGGCCGGGAGGCTGGTCGACGACGACCAGCTCCGAGAGGCGTTGAAGGAGCGGGGCCTTGGCACACCCGCGACGCGGGCGGCGATCATCGAGACCCTACTGACGCGAGGCTACATCGCCCGCAGCGGAAAGACGTTGACGGCGACCGACCCGGGCCGATATCTCGTCGCCGTGATCAGGGATCGGGGCCTGAAATCCCCCGAATTAACGGGTGAGTGGGAGGCCAAGCTCCGGAAAATCGAGAGAGGCCAGCTCGACCCGCGCCAATTCATGTCGGAGATCGCCCGCTACACGGGCGAGATCGTCCGACCCGGCGACTCCTCGGCGATCGACCCTGCACGTCTCGGTGAGTGCCCGCGCTGCAAGCGTCCTGTGATCCAGGGCAATCGAGGGTTCGGCTGCTCGGGATGGCGAGAGGGATGCCCGTTTGTCCTCTGGCGAGAGCACGACGGCCGTTCGCTCGATGTTGACCAGATTCGGGCCCTGTTGCAGCATCGGACACTCTCCCCCACCAACGAGTCGGGCGGGACCAGCCCGACGATCCTCCACCTTACAGATCAAGGCGAATTGACTTCGATCCCGATCCCCTCCGGCGGGCCGAGACGCACCGCAGGTAAGCCGGGTCGCCGACCTGCCGGCGTGAAGGCCGGGCCGATAGCGAAGCGTCGCAAGTCGACCGCCAGCAAGCTCGAGGATAAGCTCCCCGGGGAACCGGCAAAGGGTTTTACGCAGGGCTCCTTCGGTGCGTGTCCCATCTGCGGAGCCGAGGTTGTAGAGCAGGAGAAATCCTACGGCTGCAGCGGATGGCGAAAGGGTTGCAAATTCGCGATCTGGAAGTCAATCGCCGGCAAGCGGATCACGGCCCGCATGGCCCAGACGCTCCTGCGACAAGGAATGACTTCGGTCATAAAAGGATTCGTGTCGAAGTCCGGGAAGCCATTCGAGGCACGATTAAAGCTGGACGCTGGCGAGGTCCACTTTGAATTTTGACCGACCTTTTTATAGTCCTTTTCTTTCGCCTAAACCAGTGGCGCGGACTGCTACTTCAGGATATCGTCCATAGCCAAGTTCAGCCTCGCTGCCACCCGCCCACCTCGGTCAGGGGTTGCATGGCGATGCGATCGGCACACGTCCCTGCGGAATAGTCGGGGGCATTGCACGATTGGAACCGATCGCTGCGCTTCGTCGCCCGTAGCCATGTCGAGGCGGTACGCCGGCCTCGACACTGGACCACGCCGAGAAATTGGAGACCGAGGCCTAGAGCGGCCCGACGCTTCATGGACAAAGCGAGTTAAGCGAATCCAACGGCACAGAACGGGTGTCTGTATTAAGGATGACTTCAGGGGTCGCCTCCATGAGTGGCGCCTGACTGGGCAGCCTTCTTCTTCCTGATAGGCCGGTCTCCGACGACTCATCGCGACTATGGAGATGGTGGCCTCTATGGCCTCAGCCGAGCGGCGGGCACGCCTGGTGTCTCGCCTGAAAGAACAGTATATTATACCATTTCCATAACATTTAAGATGAGCGTCAGCGGCTTGACGGTGACGCGGTCCTTGAGGACTTCGTTAATCCCGGATGCATCGAGGCGAAGCGGAGACGCAGGGAAGGGTTGCTCACCATCACCAAGCAGCGCCACGCCGGCACCTTCATCGTCGGGAGACCTCCGCGGGTCAGCAGAGCGCCTCGTGATCAGCAATCCTCCGGCCAACCTTTCAGAATCAGGTCATTATTAACCCAGCGGTTCGATGCCCAGTGTGAGTTGGCCGATCTTGGACTGGAGTCGGGCCACCAACTCGTCGCAATGGTCGAACGGGCGACTCTTCATGTCAGGGCCGTGATTGTTGAGGAAGGCGCTCCGCCATCCCGAGAGAGTGGCGGAGTTGAAGCCCAGAACGTGTGAGAGAAGATCAGGTCTTCGCCACTCCTGAAAGGGTGGGGAATGGCCTCGGCCTAGCGATTGGCTGAGAATCATTCGCGATCTTGAGTATCACATGGAGTGCCATTTTTGGGCTTCTGGGCACTCCTTCCAGGGTCATTATGGGACCAGAGAAAAGCTTCGGCCAAGGAATCGAGACCTCGCCATCGATGCCCTCCTCGCGGAATTAGCATGCTCATATCCGCGTGCGATGTTCGTGGGAAAATCCAAAACCTCAAACTCATCCGATCAGTTCAGCAATTGGTTTACCGTGATCCACAATCGGTGTGGGGCGTCCATTGAAGTCATTGATCAGGACTTTCGAGCCGTCAATACCCAGGTGGTGATAGATTGTCGCCAGGAAGTCGCCGGGGCTGCAGACGCGCTCGATTACGTCCTCACCCCGCTTGTCGGTGGCGCCGATGACGCGTCCGGTGGGTATGCCGCCGCCGGCCCAGAGGTTGGAGAAAGCACGCGGCCAGTGGTCACGGCCTGGCTGTACGGTGCCCGCCGTGGCGCTCGCGTCGCCGGCGCCAGTGCTGCGGTCGTATTCGATCTTTGGAGTGCGGCCGAACTCGCCGGTGACAACAACGAGAACTCGCTTGTCCAGGCCACGCGCGTAGACATCCTCGATGAGCGCCGTCACGGCCTGATCGTAGGCCGCGGCGCGGAATCGCATGGCATCGAAGACGTGATGATTCACCGCGTGATCGTCCCAGTTGTTGACCCTGCCGCAGAGGGGTCCGCTCAGGCTACTGGTGATGATCTCTGCGCCGGCTTCAACGAGCCGGCGGGCCAGAAGGAGTTGCTGCCCCCACCGATTTCGCCCGTATCGGTCGCGGATGCGCGGATCCTCCTCGCTCAGGTCGAACGCCTTCCGAGTCTGCGGATTGGTCAAAAGTGTCATTGCTTGCGTTTCAAACTGATCTAGCGCACCGAGTTCACCCTCGCGGTCGAAGCTCCGCTCCAGATTATCGATGCTCTGACGAAGGGCCACGCGATCGCCCAACCGGATCGCCTCGGCAGGATTGGCGAGGCCGATGTTGGGTACCTCGAAATTCTCTCGATTGGGGTCGTCCAGCACCGAGAAAGGTGAGTACGCATCGCCGAGATAGGCAGGCCCATTGTATTCCAATGGGGGGTTCACCCCTACGTACCTGGGGAGGGGGTTGGTGCGTTCCTGACCCTTCGAACGCAGGTAATTGGCGACTGACATCCAGTCCGGGAGCTTTGGCTTCGTTTTGTCACGTTCATCGATGTCACCCGAGAGCATTTGCATGGATCCAGCCGGGTGGCCCGGACCCCTGTGGCTCATCGAGCGCAGGATTGTGAACTTGTCCGCGATCTGCGCGTGAAGCGGTAAGAGCTCCGTGAACTGCAAGCCGGGAACCTTCGTGTCGATCGTCTTGAACGGTCCACGGTACTCACTGCCGATATCAGGCTTGGGGTCGTAGCTATCAAGGTGCGAACAACCGCCCGGCAGCCAGACCATGATCACCGCTGACTTTTCAGTGCTAGATGGTAGTGGGTTCGCCGCGCGTAGTTGCATCAGGCCCGGCCAACTCAGGCTTGCGAAGCCCGTCAGTCCCAGACGCATGAAGCCGCGACGACCGAAAGGACCAGGGCAAGGGGCGTTGGGTCGAGATCGGGTAGATGATGTTGACATAGGTTTACGCCGGTAAGAGTTCGAGAAACCAACGGACCCCGGTGTTCGACGGTACTCACGGAGATTTCGGGGGCGACTCGGCACCGAATACGGCCAGTTCTTGCCCCGTCGTCCCATTCCATACTCGAAGCAGGCTGTCCTCGCCGCCACCGATGATGATGTTCGCAGTTGCCGAACTGGCCGCCGATTGCATGAAGTCGGGGAGATTGGGCATGGCCCGAATCTGTGCTCCGCCTTCGTCCACGATGCGGACCAGGTTGTCCCCGGACGACGTGAGGATCTGATTGGTCGCTCCGATGAACTGGACCGATGTCACTTCCTTACTCCAGCCTTCGACCTTCCTCTTACGCTCCCCCGAAATCATGTCCCACATGACCACGACGGTGTCCGCGCCAGAGGTGGCGAGCACTCTCCCGTCCGCGCGGAACGACACCCCAAGGACATGATGTGTGTGCCCTTCGAGCGTATTCATGAGTTTGCCGCTTGCTATGTCCGTCACTCGTGCGATTTTGTCCGCTGCACCGGAGGCGAGTAGTTTACCGTCGGGAGAAAAGTCGAGGCTGAGCACCGCATCGGAATGACGTTCCTTCCACTCGTTGATCAACGTGCCATTCTCGAGATCCCAGAGACTGATGTCACCGGAACGCGTCGGCTCCCCCCCGCCTGCTGCGAGCGTCTTTCCGTCGGGGCTGAACCGCAATGCGTTCACGCGATCAACAAACGGCGACGCTGCGGTCTCACCGCCGATCGTACGCTCCAGGATCCAGCGGGATGGGGTACTGACGCGGCTTGTCAAACCATCCGCAGTGGAGGTCGTGATCGCACCATTGGCGCATGATTCGAGGGAAACAGCCGCAGTCATACCGCTGCTTGCCAAGTGCTGAATCGGCAAGCCAGATGCAACGGCCCAGATCCGGAGCGATCCGTCACTGTATGCGGCGGCGACGGTCTCTGTATCCGAGGAGAAACGCACGGCCAGCGGCTGAACCTTCCTGGACAGCGCAGCTTTCCTGGTCAAGGCCGAATCCGCCGACGCCTTGTCCTTCGAGGCGTTTGCTTTCGTCAGGGCAGCGTTGACCGCGTCGACAGCACTCTTGTTCCGAGCTTGGGCCGCCGAGTAATTCTGGGCTTCGATTTCCGCATCCTTGAGGTGGATCTTTCGGGACTTGAATGATGCCAACGACGTGCTCTCTGCCAAGGTTGCGGCCATGAGCTTCATCCGGGAGTCAGTCAGAGACTTCTCGAGTGCGGCATCGGGCTTCCCGCCAGGAGACTTCGCAATCTGGTCCGTGACCGTGGCAACAAGATTCTGCGCCGCCTCCCTAGCTTCGCTCGTCTGCTTTAGCTCGTTCTGCTTTTCGACCAGGTCCTTTCGTACAGTTGCGATGGTCTCGTTCGCCTTCTTGAGCAGTTCTTCCAACGCCTTGTTCTGGGTCTCGATGCGTGCCACTTCTTGTTTCTGAAACGCCA
It encodes:
- a CDS encoding prenyltransferase/squalene oxidase repeat-containing protein translates to MTATILILVTCVSAYPAEDRDLPKPEASRAAVAKALPLLLRSTGQYPESRDCFSCHHQAVPVLALVTAKGHGFVVPDGAIEDPVELTETDLRGAMDSYRKGNGQGGGVTRAGYALLTMEVGGKAAGELTDTVAGYLLQKDESRDHWRGSSDRPPSEASDFTATYLALRALAAYGKESQKDRIEARVSKARRWLEATAPKDTEDRVFRLMAMKAASSPEELIRKAADDLLATRRDDGGWSQLDGGSSDAYATGSALVALQWSGRLATDSPEYRGGLAFLIADQRADGSWFVVSRSKPFQPYFESGFPYGKDQFISMAATSWAVTALSLACSTN
- a CDS encoding amidohydrolase family protein, translated to MRRTFMSVLSIAALGALAGLDSRAHSADARVLLRPDRVYDGKNEMPHDGWVVLVRGELIEGVGTPAEVRAPADTRVIELAGTTLMPGLIDAHTHVLLHPYDEAPWDDQVLKEPLALRVCRATNHLRLVLDSGFTTIRDLGTEGAGYADVGLRKAVAEGIVPGPRMLVATRSIVATGCYAPKGFAPELTIPQGAEEADGGDSLVHAVRDQIGRGADWVKVYADSAMGGREVRPSFTIEELKRLVETASSAGVPVAAHAMSKEGMRRATLAGVETIEHGNGGDAEVFALMAERKVALCPTLAAAEALGRYNGWRPGTTPEPDDLRSAKAAVRSAIKAGVTIINGSDMGVFAHGGGVRELELLVKCGLTPSMALRAATSDASRALHLGNRLGAVSPGLKADLISVEGDPTKEIGALRRVRLVMKDGRIVMEKRD
- a CDS encoding DNA topoisomerase 3 — its product is MIVVLAEKPSVARELASFLGASSRHEGYFEGRGYQVTWALGHLVTLKEPQDYDPALKRWSLETLPIVPERFGLKPLDEKGSGKQLAVVRRLFRSSDELICATDAGREGELIFRYILELTGCEAKPARRLWLSSLTTEAIRDAFARLRPLSDYNALFAAARCRSEADWVVGLNATRYYTVRHRVGGLLWSVGRVQTPVLALIVRRDDEIRAFKPEPFWELQTRHRSVVFKFTGDRFTKEDPARELLLRVEGQPLTILGIDRKPERVPPPQLYDLTDLQRDMNRRFGLSADATLKAAQSLYEAKLISYPRTDSRHVGADMRRKIPGILADLQALKPAEIGKLNLDALPFTGRIVDGSKVSDHHAILPTGKRPGDLPPGTKKVFDAVVNRLIAAFYPACVKEVTTVSGTSAEVPFRARGVRIVEPGWTVLDPRKEDARKADEPQDMPAFQPGESGPHEPFVSRGETAAPKPFTEDSLLGAMETAGRLVDDDQLREALKERGLGTPATRAAIIETLLTRGYIARSGKTLTATDPGRYLVAVIRDRGLKSPELTGEWEAKLRKIERGQLDPRQFMSEIARYTGEIVRPGDSSAIDPARLGECPRCKRPVIQGNRGFGCSGWREGCPFVLWREHDGRSLDVDQIRALLQHRTLSPTNESGGTSPTILHLTDQGELTSIPIPSGGPRRTAGKPGRRPAGVKAGPIAKRRKSTASKLEDKLPGEPAKGFTQGSFGACPICGAEVVEQEKSYGCSGWRKGCKFAIWKSIAGKRITARMAQTLLRQGMTSVIKGFVSKSGKPFEARLKLDAGEVHFEF
- a CDS encoding DUF1501 domain-containing protein — its product is MRLGLTGFASLSWPGLMQLRAANPLPSSTEKSAVIMVWLPGGCSHLDSYDPKPDIGSEYRGPFKTIDTKVPGLQFTELLPLHAQIADKFTILRSMSHRGPGHPAGSMQMLSGDIDERDKTKPKLPDWMSVANYLRSKGQERTNPLPRYVGVNPPLEYNGPAYLGDAYSPFSVLDDPNRENFEVPNIGLANPAEAIRLGDRVALRQSIDNLERSFDREGELGALDQFETQAMTLLTNPQTRKAFDLSEEDPRIRDRYGRNRWGQQLLLARRLVEAGAEIITSSLSGPLCGRVNNWDDHAVNHHVFDAMRFRAAAYDQAVTALIEDVYARGLDKRVLVVVTGEFGRTPKIEYDRSTGAGDASATAGTVQPGRDHWPRAFSNLWAGGGIPTGRVIGATDKRGEDVIERVCSPGDFLATIYHHLGIDGSKVLINDFNGRPTPIVDHGKPIAELIG